The DNA region CGCTTCGCGAGCCCCATCCAGAAGCCGTCGATGACGCTGCGCTCGTCGCCCAGGTCGCCGGCCGCGTCCGCCGCGCCCATGGTGACGAAGAGCGGGGCGAAGTGCTCGGTGCGCGGGTGGGCGAGGCGGCCGGCCGGGGACTTGTGCTCGAAGTCGAGCAGCGCGTCGATGTCGTGCGCGGCGAGCGCCTCGCGGCCCCAGGCGTCGAACTCGGCCGACCAGCCGGGCACGCCCGGGCCGGTGTGCCGCAGGGCGGCCAGGTTGTGGGTGAAGAAGCCGCTGCCGACGATCAGCACGCCCTCGTCGCGGAGCGGGGCGAGCCTGCGGCCGATGTCCATGAGCCGGCGCGGGTCGAGGGTGGGCATGGAGATCTGGAGTACGGGGATGTCGGCGCCGGGGTACATCTCGACGAGCGGCACGTACGCGCCGTGGTCGAGGCCCCGGTCGGGGATGTC from Streptomyces fradiae includes:
- a CDS encoding dioxygenase, which codes for MNDATLERMPALYLSHGAPPLADDPVWPGELAAWSAGLPRPKAILMVSAHWEEAPLALGATEPVPLVYDFWGFPEHYYQVQYAAPGAPGLAEAVRKLLRAPGTPVQDIPDRGLDHGAYVPLVEMYPGADIPVLQISMPTLDPRRLMDIGRRLAPLRDEGVLIVGSGFFTHNLAALRHTGPGVPGWSAEFDAWGREALAAHDIDALLDFEHKSPAGRLAHPRTEHFAPLFVTMGAADAAGDLGDERSVIDGFWMGLAKRSVQFG